A genomic stretch from Argiope bruennichi chromosome 2, qqArgBrue1.1, whole genome shotgun sequence includes:
- the LOC129962262 gene encoding uncharacterized protein LOC129962262, with amino-acid sequence MNMYEKYENILLNWLDEDIIEEVPTNEMNSYGNYLPHRAVIKLSSSTTPIRPVFDASARLANYPSLNQCLECGPNLIELIPNILLRFREGQLGVIADIRKAFLQISIRKEDRVFLRFLWWENREKKKLRVFRHTRVVLGVKCSPFLLASVIEYHIQKCEGFEKSLKKRLLESFYIDNVVTSVDSKDQLDRFIDNSKTLMAKGGFDLREWEWSGDCETNSKEETQVLGLIWNKKLDTLKINMKWLDGINVEKVTKRSMLSTVHKVFDPFGFTAPVMLCPKIMLQKAWTLGTSWDEEVTGELRKEFLQWFQELKHLSDI; translated from the coding sequence ATGaatatgtatgagaaatatgaaaatattcttctaaattggtTAGATGAAGACATAATAGAGGAAGTTCCTACCAACGAAATGAACtcttatggtaattatttaccTCACCGTGCAGTGATAAAACTAAGCAGCAGCACTACTCCAATTCGTCCGGTGTTTGACGCTTCAGCGAGATTAGCAAATTATCCATCTTTGAATCAGTGCTTGGAATGTGGTCCTAATCTCATTGAGcttattccaaatattcttcTTCGATTCAGAGAGGGACAGCTTGGCGTTATAGCTGACATCAGGAAAGCTTTTCTGCAAATTAGTATTCGTAAAGAGGATAGAGTCTTCCTTCGTTTTTTGTGGTgggaaaatagagaaaaaaagaaattgagagtTTTTCGTCACACAAGAGTTGTTTTGGGGGTAAAATGTAGCCCTTTTCTTTTAGCTTCAGTAATTGAGTAccatattcaaaaatgtgaaggatttgaaaaatctttgaagaaaagacTTTTGGAGAGTTTCTACATTGATAATGTCGTTACTAGTGTCGACAGTAAAGACCAATTAGATCGATTCATTGACAATTCTAAAACCTTGATGGCAAAAGGTGGTTTTGATCTTAGAGAATGGGAATGGTCTGGCGACTGTGAAACTAATTCAAAGGAAGAAACTCAGGTATTAGGtcttatttggaataagaaattagacactttgaaaattaacatgaaatggcTGGATGGCATTAATgtggaaaaagtaactaaaaggaGTATGTTATCTACAGTACATAAAGTATTTGATCCTTTTGGATTCACTGCACCAGTGATGCTCTGTCcaaaaataatgctacaaaaggCATGGACATTAGGTACAAGTTGGGATGAAGAAGTAACTGGTGAGCTTCGTAAAGAATTTCTACAGTGGTTTCAAGAACTTAAGCATTTGTCTGACATATAG